gCTTACATTATCTGCTAACATCATGGCTCCTGCTTCTATCACAAATTCAGAAGACTCCTCATCTTTGACAACAGCTGCTGTGAGACCGGCTGCACTAGAAGCCTTCCCTGATGTGTACACTGCTCTGGCGCTGAATTCTTCAACATGTTTAAGGAATTGACTCTTAGCAGTACTTGGATCCCCAACAACACAAATGTTGATATCTCCACGGAGACTGGTCTTCTCAAGCGTCTTTTTGGGTACACCACCAAACAACATTAACAACACCCCACGCTTGACTTCATCATTCCCTAAACaggaaaaagcaaaaaaaaataataataaaattagCAAAAAGCTTTTCTAAAAAAGTAGTCAATACAATTAACCTGTCTTTTCATTCAGTGTGATTACCATGTATGGTTGGGAAGATACTATTGATGATATTCTGGTATAGATTTTTATCTCGGCTCATTTCATAGATCTTTTGCCATTCTTGTGGTGTCATCTGCTTTTTAATACCCTCTGCTGTCATGTCATCGCCATCTAGATCTTTGCCTCCAAACTGTCATCAAACAAGTAAGAGAGATGAATAATCaattaaaacaatacaaatacaatacaacaatcTATGAACCAGGCAGTAATTTAGTCAGAGGggtgtctagagaaaaacgcAGTGTGGTGTCCAGGGTAGTAATTCACTGACCACAGATCCATTAAGTTCACATCAGTATCTTTAGCTCTTTAGGTCCctagatccatctagaaactttttttctatccaaatacacacataaAATTAACCATGTATCTACCAACGAAGGGGCAACCAGATTAAAACTCATCTCTTCACATGAGCCTCTGGACATGGGCCTGTTAGCAAAGGGTCGGTGAATGCATCCTGGTTGTGTATGGGTGTGAAAACCGTGTGGCTGTGGTCAGTCTGTCACAGAAATTAGGGCAAGGGTGGGTAAAGCTTTGTTTGGGCATCATTAAGGATCTTACCCTGGGGTTTGTCGCTTGGACACTACATGCCAGGAATGAGAGTCTATAGGTTAGGTCACGCACACCGAGAGCCTTCAAACCCCTGCAAGAAAAGTTACTAATAAGGAACCATCTTCAATAACACTGAAGAGCAATAATTAAGCTATTACCTGACACCTTCAGCCTCGTACCCCTCTCCTGAGGTTTGCCTTTGACCTGTTTCACTTCTAGTACctaaaacaatacaaaaccATGATAAACCGAGTATTATTGTGGTCATTGTTCTATCCAGTGTGATTTATGCAAGTTCTTTTTCACAGCATCAACAGAAGAAGTTGGTAGACTAATTGTTCAGCACTAAACAATTCTTAAGCCTTTCACGAAGAGCAGTTAACTTTCTTTCTAAAGACACTCAGCTCCACTTATGTATACCTTTGCAAAACCCATTTTTACACAAAACTGTGACCAATAATCATTGTATTTAATTTGACGTGGACAAAATAGATTGCTCATTTTTGGAAGGGGGTCATTTTTTATAGCGTTGAGCATAGGAACTCTAAATTTCAAATTAGATAGATTAATATTTGTGGTTGACTACAGTTAAGAATTGGTAATATAAAACTTAAAAGATTTAAAATTTTcaggcttttttttatcattgatAATTGACGATAATTGGTGTAACAATATTGTTATGTTCAGTTAGTGATTTGTTATTAGTGATTTTGTTATGCAATTAGTCACTGCTCCCCCACGTGCCTTGGATATCACAGTATTGATATATGACACCGGGGTCAGTTTGTAAAAATAGACTGAGCATAAATaagacaaacaaattgacCACGAATCCGCAATAAAGCCTATAGAAACTCTAAATAGCTTTTCGTTACATGGTGGCAGCAATTGATTTGAGGCCTCATAATGATTCAATCCAATTAGAACTGCATCCCTGCTTTTGTTAActcaaaaactgaaaaaaaactaatgtTTAAGCAAATTCTATCCACAAATTTTTCTTAGAAATAAGGGAAAAGGcctaatttaaaaaaacacacaattaGACACCTATCtcggaaatattttatttataattatacAGATGATCAttttgaataagaaaaaaaatgatattactCTGGTAACAGGGTAAAACAAGGCCCTAAAATGATAGAAAAGGTGCCCTTCAGGATTCCTGAACCAACGAGGAACGCCTGGCGCTTTCGAAAAGTGGGGTCACTTTTCACTCTAGAGTGTGgtattatttacatttaaaagCCAGCAAAACCACGAGCTTTGTCGTATGGCAATAAAACTTGGTAtggtttgttttcaagtcCTAAACTACTGATATATTGGTAAACCCAGAAAACCCGGAAATTGAGAGTTTAATGCTACGGGCACTTTAAGGCTAATTAAGACAACAGGATTTTGCTGTATGCAACATGTCAAGCAATCAGCTTGGGTTGTAGAGTGTATAAATCAAGCCAACCACTACAACACAatcataaaaatgatttttgaaATGTTGCAGACTGAAAAGTTGTAGTGTACAATTTTGATCTGAGCCATGTCACATACAATGCTTGCTGACTAAACCACACTATATGAGCTAACAGGTTAATTAATAAGAGCCTCACCTGGTGTTGCAAGCTGCGCAATGTCAGGTACCACAATCAAAGTTCCAGTAAAATCACATTTGTCCCCAGCCTGGGCCTGCTCTACTGCCTCGGCACGAAGAATCACTTCCACACTAAAGTTGAAGAAGGTTAGTAAACATCTCAAATTTTCTGCCCTGTTTTGTTGTTAAGAATCTTTGCTGACCTTCTAGGGATACAGCCCCTTGGTAACTCCGCCTGTGTTTCCTGTATGCGTACTTTTTGAAAATCCACATAACGCGACTTATTGATGTCCAGCGCAAAGCGAGCTCTGTTTTGGCAAATAGGGTTCCTGCAAACTGTAGGCTGCaagaaaaagtaattttagAATTATCAGAACCCTGTCTAGCCATGGGCTGAAACATCACTCAATTACCTGAGTATATTTAAATTGCTGTTCTACATCTTTGATAACTGTCTGGCAATCGAGACAAGTGAATGTTGCTGTTACAAGTTCAGGATGAACTGGGTGTGTCCTTACAACCTGACCACTGATGCGTAACAAGCTTCCAATCTTCTGACTAGTCAATTCCCTGATTCTATAGCAAAATAAACCAAGAGAAACCAATTTAAAAGCAATCTAACAAGCTACTTGTTAATGTTAAATTTcacatattttgttttcaaatatctAGAATGGTTTGAATGCTTACTTGTGTCGGGTGGGTAAGTCAATAAAGCTCACATAAAACTCCTTATTTGGAGGAACTTGTCCCCTATCCCTTGCAAAGTTTCTCACTGCTTGGCACAAATAGGGAAACACcctgaaatgaaaaaaataatgagggAATAATCTTCTTTTTGTTGAAATTATTTTTGATCAGTGAAAGTACCTGAAGCATCAAATCAACTTTCTTGATGGTTCTAAAAGTTTAATCAATAAGGATGCAATATTGGAACTATTTGATCTACATAAACATTATCAGCAAATCAACATCACACAAAAAATGCATCAGTATGTGTTACTAATGACAACAAATTTGTGATACCATAATGATTCTAATAAGCGGACGGGGtacttatttaatttttttgggtCTTTAGATGGGCGCTAATTGGAGAGGtggcgcttattggggagggggagcttatttcaatttggcaaaaagtACCAGCTTCTGAATGGACTGAGAACAAAACTTGCACTTATAGGAGGAATAATAAATAGGCCTGGTTGTAATGTGAGAATGTCAATGTAAATTTACAACGTTCAAGTGGTGCATTTGTTGATATTTGTTTAGAGGGGATGAGATGGGGCACTTACTTCAAAGAGGGCGCTTTTTAAAATCATTACGGTACTTTCATCCTGATtggttattgttttcaaaactTAGTTGCCACAGGTAGCATTTGTCACACTTTAAAAGTCATACCCAACAAACACACCTGTAATAGTCTTCTTGAATAAGAGTTGCTAGCTGAGCATTATATGATTCAACATCTTGATAGCTGACCACAAGTGTATTTCTTTCTGGACGAATCAGTTCCTGTGCATCAGCAAGGTACTTCACTTCTCCGTCAAGCTCAAACCTGGACAACAAAATAGTTAACACAACAACTTTTATTAAATTCAGCTTATAGGGGCAAAAAATGCATGGCTTTGTTGCTTTTACTATTCTAAGGACTGGATAATCCAAATCCAGAGACAAACTGTCCACTATTAGGGTGTAAATCAAATACAATACATGCAGTTGCCTAGACTTTGGTCAATGTTTTGACTTTTTGAAGCTCTGAAAAAAGCTGCCAAAAACAATGCattattgattgatatgattAATAGGAACCTTTGAGAATATTACATATTTGACAGGGGCAAAgcattcaaaattattttagATACCAATCTCATTACACTGCAATCTCTGACATGGTAAGGCCAATTGTAAACATAGGTATATAGGGAGTATGGGAAGCTACTTGCTTAAGGCTGCAGTGATCACATGTGATAAGGGAGTAAGAGCGGACCTGTTGAGGACCCCATAGTAAGATATGCACTATGACAATTAGGGAAATAGTAGCATTCcacatattattttcttttcacaGTGATTCACAGCAACAGTAAGCTGTAGCAAATGGTCagactttttaaaaattaaaataatgaaattTCTTTGAGCTTTGGTTGTTATACTTCTGAACTTCAAAAAACATTGATTAATTTCTTTGATTAAAAAagcactttgaaaaaaaaagtgaaataaaaaacatgcACTGATGAGGACTCTAACTGGTGTCAAAAATTGTGCATTGGTTgatgtcaatcaaattttTTGCCCTTCTCTTATTGGTTACAATAAAAGCTGGAAGCACTGGCATAAAAACAGACATAAATACATTCTagctaaaaaatataaatcaatAACATCACAAAACTCAGAAAGGATTCAAACTTTACTACGAAAAATATTCAGATTTTGATAAGATCAGTAGTCAACTGGGGGGTGGCAGAGGATTAGAATAAGTAGGAGTTACATTGACAAATACACTGTGTTTGAGATATGTTAAAgcttaataaaatatttttatctgacTTTTGGTGTAGTCGTAAATTGGTAcatcacagaaaaaaaaatatacacacAACAAGGACTTGTTGGAACAAAATACAGAAGTCGCTTGAAATTAAACCAAACAAACCActtcattttcaaaaaatgtacGAGTTTAAAGATAAACCTCAAATTAAACCTTGCAAACGTAGCATCTTATAGTGTAAATATCTTTCAATTTCTCTTGCTACACGGCCATGTGGTTTCAAGGAACGAGTTTCGGAAATGGTTTCATCGATCATTCCCTCGCTAACACAACAAATCGACGAAAACAGAGCAAAACTTACTCTTCTAAAAAATCCTGGAAGAGTTTTTGACATCGATCAGCCAGCTCATCGCGAACATTTGCCGTTCCTGTCGTTCGATCAGCGACATCCATTGCGAAAATCCACAGCAAAGCCTCGAACAACTGATCATGTGAAGGAATTTGGCGGGAAATTTTTTGTATAAAAGGTCCCGGATGAGCAGAATAAATATCGCGCGAGACTAAGACTAGTAGTAACAGTTAGCAAATctctattcagttttgttcttggtgtCGACTCTTGGGAGATTAAGACCCaaaccagtttaattaaaccacctttgaactggtttaagtgctggtgtgaatgcggTTTTAGTTTGTAATAAACACACGGAGCCGTTCATTCTATAGTCTGCCTTTCAGCCGCTTTTAGTGTCACGCACTGGTCTGCCTATCAACCGCTTTTAGTGTCACTACTCGCccaaacacaggtagcccaagctctttatttgtcactattgattttacggtaaacatagggcgaaaaacaaaattagtgaaaaataaaacacagctagttgaaaagacgtgtgtagtctagtgttgtgtttatgtttactttttgcgtgtttttggccgtattaaagcgcctttttcaagattcaagTTTTTCCTAATTTTGATTTTCGCCCTATATTTACCGTAAAATCGATGGGGACTtataaagagcttgggctacctgtggcccAAATAGCTCAGGATTTCATCGACACAACAGCAAAGGACGAATATTATTGAgatttttaagattttataGTCATGGGTACCAGGG
The sequence above is a segment of the Nematostella vectensis chromosome 2, jaNemVect1.1, whole genome shotgun sequence genome. Coding sequences within it:
- the LOC5505213 gene encoding zygotic DNA replication licensing factor mcm6-A; amino-acid sequence: MDVADRTTGTANVRDELADRCQKLFQDFLEEFELDGEVKYLADAQELIRPERNTLVVSYQDVESYNAQLATLIQEDYYRVFPYLCQAVRNFARDRGQVPPNKEFYVSFIDLPTRHKIRELTSQKIGSLLRISGQVVRTHPVHPELVTATFTCLDCQTVIKDVEQQFKYTQPTVCRNPICQNRARFALDINKSRYVDFQKVRIQETQAELPRGCIPRSVEVILRAEAVEQAQAGDKCDFTGTLIVVPDIAQLATPGTRSETGQRQTSGEGYEAEGVRGLKALGVRDLTYRLSFLACSVQATNPRFGGKDLDGDDMTAEGIKKQMTPQEWQKIYEMSRDKNLYQNIINSIFPTIHGNDEVKRGVLLMLFGGVPKKTLEKTSLRGDINICVVGDPSTAKSQFLKHVEEFSARAVYTSGKASSAAGLTAAVVKDEESSEFVIEAGAMMLADNGVCCIDEFDKMDPRDQVAIHEAMEQQTISLTKAGVKASLNARTSVLAAANPIGGRYDRTKSLKQNLNMSAPIMSRFDLFFILVDECNEVVDYAIARRIVDLHSRREQSVERVYAVDEVQRYLTFARQFKPTITKEAQDYMVEQYKHLRERDGSSTTKSAWRITVRQLESMIRLSEAMARLYCQDKVEPKHVKEAYRLLNKSIIRVETPDIQFDEEGEEDMETDNNEETQPSQNGINGTVNGNNGEATTTESVADHSTKPKLRLTFKEYKEMANLLVFHIRREEEKSEDEQSKGLRRSRVVNWYLGEIQSEIETEEELAEKKMLVDKVLDRLIHNDGVILELKSWKESDKEKEGEKDEEEEDPLLVVHPNYLLE